A single region of the Leptothrix cholodnii SP-6 genome encodes:
- a CDS encoding helix-turn-helix transcriptional regulator, whose amino-acid sequence MHNRLGPKTSGKAHPNPSSQSLPTGVDDVRLVDAKFSSTTGGMSLSWWYEKVATGEAPPPVHRAPRCTRWRLTDVVEFWKRFAEKANTEASDTVMVTAKKASAAAQAKRSAKAMQG is encoded by the coding sequence ATGCATAACCGCTTAGGGCCGAAAACGTCGGGGAAGGCCCACCCGAATCCATCATCGCAATCGCTGCCAACTGGCGTTGACGACGTGCGGTTGGTCGATGCGAAGTTCTCATCCACGACCGGCGGCATGTCGCTGAGTTGGTGGTACGAGAAGGTGGCCACTGGCGAGGCACCGCCGCCCGTTCACCGCGCTCCGCGCTGCACTCGCTGGCGCCTCACCGACGTGGTCGAGTTCTGGAAGAGGTTTGCCGAAAAGGCGAACACCGAGGCATCCGACACCGTGATGGTGACTGCGAAGAAGGCCAGCGCCGCCGCCCAGGCGAAGCGCAGCGCCAAGGCCATGCAAGGTTAG